A genomic stretch from Flavobacterium nitratireducens includes:
- a CDS encoding SPOR domain-containing protein: protein MRILTIRNHIFHIAYLSILSLKISAQEAKINIQQNPKFEQLLNEKRKINSSITVNESYKVQIYSGVSEKAKSTLNECKQLFTDLDGTIVFNTPNYKVWIGNFKSRIEAERNLVEIKKNYPNAFLIKPKK from the coding sequence ATGAGAATTTTAACAATTCGAAACCACATTTTTCACATTGCCTATCTAAGTATTTTAAGTCTAAAAATATCAGCTCAGGAAGCAAAAATCAACATTCAGCAAAACCCAAAATTTGAACAGCTTCTAAATGAAAAAAGAAAAATCAATAGTTCAATAACTGTAAATGAGTCATATAAAGTTCAAATTTACAGTGGCGTAAGTGAAAAAGCAAAAAGCACTCTGAATGAATGCAAACAACTTTTTACCGACCTAGACGGAACCATCGTATTTAACACTCCTAATTATAAGGTTTGGATAGGGAATTTTAAAAGCCGTATTGAAGCCGAACGCAATTTAGTCGAAATCAAAAAAAACTATCCAAATGCTTTCCTGATTAAGCCCAAAAAATAA
- a CDS encoding c-type cytochrome gives MKKVGNHNSNSRKLFLSIALMLAVSFSSFAQDAAPAAATEAAPAAATAGGDPAKGKALFNANCAACHKLDAKSTGPALRGVADKHDAEWLYKWIHNSSDMIKSGDAAAVKLFEENNKAVMTSFPQLSNEDIDNILAYTSEPKAEPAAGAATGAATPPGTVTESGSSNSVILGVLALVLVVLVVMLFMVNNVLRKVAKANGIEVEPKVERVSIWKAFVKNQFLVLVSCIFLLLASGYFVYGYFMQVGVDQDYAPIQPIHYSHKIHAGDNEINCKYCHSAARVSKNAGIPSLNVCMNCHKNISEVAETTATPEYSKAFYDAQIQKLYDAVGWDKTTQSYTGKTQPVKWVRIHNLPDFVYFNHSQHVTVGGIECQTCHGPVETYEIQKQFAPLTMGWCVDCHRKTDVKMEGNGYYTKIHEELSKKYGVDKLTEAQMGGLECGKCHY, from the coding sequence ATGAAAAAGGTGGGTAACCATAATTCGAACTCAAGGAAACTGTTTTTAAGCATAGCTTTGATGCTAGCTGTTTCCTTCTCTTCATTTGCGCAAGATGCTGCTCCTGCAGCTGCAACCGAAGCTGCTCCTGCAGCTGCTACTGCTGGTGGTGATCCGGCAAAAGGTAAAGCGCTTTTTAATGCTAATTGTGCTGCGTGTCATAAGCTAGATGCTAAGTCAACAGGGCCTGCTTTAAGAGGGGTTGCTGATAAACATGATGCTGAATGGCTTTACAAGTGGATTCATAACAGTTCTGACATGATTAAGTCAGGTGATGCTGCTGCGGTTAAGTTGTTTGAAGAAAACAATAAGGCGGTAATGACTTCATTTCCTCAGTTGTCTAACGAGGATATTGATAATATTTTAGCCTATACTTCTGAGCCAAAAGCGGAACCAGCAGCTGGTGCGGCAACTGGTGCAGCTACTCCTCCTGGAACTGTTACTGAAAGCGGTAGCTCTAATAGTGTTATATTAGGAGTATTAGCTTTAGTTTTAGTAGTGTTAGTTGTGATGCTTTTCATGGTTAACAATGTTTTAAGAAAAGTAGCTAAAGCGAATGGAATCGAAGTTGAACCAAAGGTAGAGCGTGTTTCTATTTGGAAAGCTTTTGTTAAAAATCAGTTCTTGGTTTTAGTTTCTTGTATCTTTTTATTGCTTGCTAGTGGTTATTTTGTGTATGGCTATTTTATGCAGGTTGGTGTTGATCAGGATTATGCTCCAATTCAACCGATACATTATTCTCATAAAATTCACGCTGGTGATAATGAGATTAACTGTAAATATTGTCACTCTGCTGCCAGAGTAAGTAAAAATGCAGGTATACCTTCTTTAAATGTTTGTATGAACTGTCATAAAAATATTTCTGAGGTTGCTGAAACGACTGCTACTCCTGAGTACAGCAAGGCATTCTACGATGCTCAAATCCAAAAATTATACGATGCAGTGGGTTGGGATAAAACAACTCAGTCATATACTGGAAAAACACAACCGGTTAAATGGGTTCGTATACATAATTTACCTGATTTTGTTTACTTCAACCACTCTCAACACGTAACTGTAGGAGGAATTGAGTGTCAAACATGTCATGGTCCGGTTGAGACTTATGAAATTCAGAAACAATTTGCTCCATTAACTATGGGTTGGTGTGTGGATTGTCACAGAAAAACAGATGTTAAAATGGAAGGAAATGGGTATTATACTAAGATACATGAAGAACTTTCTAAGAAATATGGTGTGGATAAATTGACTGAAGCGCAAATGGGAGGTTTAGAGTGTGGAAAATGCCACTATTAA
- a CDS encoding TAT-variant-translocated molybdopterin oxidoreductase yields the protein MSSNKKYWKSVEELENGSIVEALRNNEFVEEIPTDEFLGNNEALASSSTSRRDFLKYVGFSTAAATLAACEGPVHKSIPYVLQPEQIIPGVADYYATSVFDGFDFANLLVKTREGRPIKIDNNTIAGAKFAANARIHASILSLYDNMRLKAPKIEAKDAEWSAVESKIKSSVAEAKANGKQVVLLTNTLASPSTEKLIADFITANPNAKHVVYDAVSSSAALDAFETVYGERALVDYDFSKASLIVSVGADFLGDWQGGGFDAGYAQGRIPKNGKMSRHFQLEANMTLSGAAADKRLPMTVANQKQALVQIYNVITGSSVAVNLDAKLKAEVTKAAQQLKAAGSKGVLVSGIQDKNAQLLVIAINQVLASEAYTTVGTRQIRKGSDAQVAQLITDMKAGSVHTLIMSGVNPVYTLADSASFVEGLKKVKTSVALSLKEDETASVATIAAPVPHYLESWGDLVLTKGTYSLTQPTIRPLFKTKQFQEVLMSLNGLTGSYYDYIKAYSSNFIAGSTWNKVLHDGVFVGAPQAAAGGTADYASAANELAKSKAASGLELVLYTKTGMGDGQQANNPWLQEFPDPITRVSWDNYVTVSNADAKALGLSNEIVANGGLNGSYATITVANGATLENVPVIVQPGQAVGTVGLALGYGRKAALKEEMQVGVNAYSLYKGFNDVQAVTLIQASGEHEFACVQGQKTLMGRGDIIKETSLEIFNTKDSKEWNPTPKVSLDHKEVESTTVDLWESFDRSTGHHFNLSIDLNACTGCGACVISCHAENNVPVVGKSEVRRSRDMHWLRIDRYYSSEETFEGDNERKEGIAGLSSSLSTFNEMEKASDNPQVAFQPVMCQHCNHAPCETVCPVAATSHGRQGQNHMAYNRCVGTRYCANNCPYKVRRFNWFLYNKNSEFDYHMNDDLGRMVLNPDVNVRSRGVMEKCSMCIQMTQATILKAKREGREVVDGEFQTACSSACSSGAMIFGDVNDKESKVAKLAADERSYHLLEHIGTKPNVVYHVKVRNS from the coding sequence ATGTCATCAAACAAAAAATACTGGAAAAGTGTTGAGGAACTAGAAAATGGTTCTATTGTTGAGGCGCTTAGAAATAACGAGTTTGTTGAAGAAATTCCTACTGATGAGTTTTTAGGAAATAATGAGGCTTTAGCGTCTTCTTCAACTTCAAGACGTGACTTTCTAAAGTACGTAGGTTTTAGTACTGCTGCAGCAACTTTAGCAGCATGTGAGGGGCCTGTGCACAAGTCGATTCCTTATGTATTGCAACCAGAACAAATCATCCCTGGAGTAGCAGATTATTATGCGACTTCTGTTTTCGATGGTTTTGATTTTGCAAATCTACTTGTTAAAACACGTGAAGGGCGTCCGATTAAAATAGATAATAATACTATTGCGGGTGCTAAATTTGCGGCTAATGCTAGGATTCATGCCTCAATATTGTCATTGTATGATAATATGCGTTTGAAAGCACCAAAAATTGAAGCAAAGGATGCTGAATGGTCTGCGGTAGAATCGAAAATTAAATCAAGTGTTGCTGAAGCTAAGGCTAATGGTAAACAAGTGGTTCTGTTAACGAATACTTTAGCAAGTCCATCAACTGAAAAATTAATTGCTGATTTTATTACTGCTAATCCAAATGCAAAACATGTAGTATATGATGCGGTTTCTTCATCTGCTGCATTAGATGCTTTTGAAACTGTTTATGGTGAGAGAGCTTTAGTGGATTATGATTTTTCAAAAGCTTCTTTAATTGTTTCTGTTGGAGCTGATTTCTTAGGAGATTGGCAAGGTGGAGGATTTGATGCTGGATATGCACAAGGTAGAATTCCTAAAAACGGAAAAATGTCTCGTCATTTCCAATTAGAAGCTAATATGACTTTGTCTGGTGCGGCTGCTGATAAGCGTTTACCAATGACGGTTGCTAATCAAAAACAAGCATTAGTTCAAATATATAATGTTATTACAGGTTCTTCTGTAGCTGTTAATTTAGATGCTAAATTAAAAGCAGAAGTAACTAAAGCGGCTCAACAATTAAAAGCTGCTGGTTCTAAAGGAGTTTTAGTTTCAGGTATTCAAGATAAAAATGCTCAGTTGTTAGTTATTGCTATCAACCAAGTTTTGGCAAGTGAAGCTTATACTACTGTAGGAACTAGACAAATTAGAAAAGGTTCTGATGCACAAGTGGCTCAATTGATTACTGATATGAAGGCAGGAAGTGTTCATACATTAATTATGAGTGGAGTGAATCCAGTTTATACATTAGCTGATTCAGCTTCTTTTGTAGAAGGTCTTAAAAAAGTAAAAACTTCAGTTGCTTTATCTTTAAAAGAAGATGAAACTGCTAGTGTTGCTACAATCGCTGCTCCAGTACCACACTACTTAGAGTCTTGGGGTGATTTAGTTCTTACTAAAGGAACTTACAGTTTAACACAGCCTACTATTCGTCCATTATTCAAAACAAAACAATTCCAAGAAGTTTTGATGTCTTTGAATGGATTAACAGGTTCTTATTACGATTATATAAAAGCATATTCATCAAACTTCATCGCTGGTTCAACTTGGAACAAAGTTTTACATGATGGTGTGTTTGTTGGTGCTCCTCAAGCTGCTGCTGGTGGAACTGCTGATTATGCTTCTGCCGCAAATGAATTAGCTAAATCTAAAGCTGCTTCAGGTTTAGAATTAGTGTTGTATACTAAAACAGGAATGGGAGATGGACAGCAAGCTAATAACCCTTGGTTGCAAGAGTTTCCAGATCCAATCACAAGAGTTTCTTGGGATAACTATGTTACAGTTTCTAATGCTGATGCAAAAGCTTTAGGATTATCTAATGAAATTGTTGCAAATGGAGGTTTAAATGGTAGTTATGCTACTATTACTGTTGCTAATGGTGCTACATTAGAAAATGTTCCAGTTATCGTTCAGCCTGGTCAAGCTGTTGGAACTGTTGGTTTAGCTTTAGGTTATGGGCGTAAAGCGGCTTTAAAAGAAGAAATGCAAGTAGGTGTTAATGCTTACTCATTATATAAAGGTTTTAATGATGTTCAGGCTGTAACATTAATTCAAGCTAGTGGTGAACATGAGTTTGCTTGTGTTCAAGGTCAAAAAACATTGATGGGTAGAGGAGATATCATTAAAGAAACTTCTTTGGAGATATTTAATACTAAAGATTCTAAAGAGTGGAATCCAACTCCAAAAGTATCTTTAGATCACAAAGAAGTTGAATCTACAACTGTAGATTTATGGGAATCTTTTGATCGTTCTACTGGACATCACTTTAATTTATCTATTGATTTAAATGCTTGTACAGGTTGTGGTGCTTGTGTTATTTCTTGTCACGCTGAAAACAACGTACCAGTTGTAGGTAAGTCTGAGGTAAGAAGAAGCCGTGATATGCACTGGTTACGTATTGATAGATATTATTCTTCTGAAGAAACTTTTGAGGGAGATAATGAAAGAAAAGAAGGAATCGCTGGATTGTCTAGTTCACTTTCTACATTCAATGAGATGGAGAAAGCTTCTGATAACCCACAAGTAGCTTTCCAACCTGTAATGTGTCAACACTGTAATCACGCTCCATGTGAGACAGTTTGTCCTGTTGCTGCAACTTCTCACGGTCGTCAAGGTCAAAACCATATGGCGTATAACAGATGTGTTGGTACTCGTTACTGTGCTAATAACTGTCCTTATAAAGTACGTCGTTTTAACTGGTTCTTGTATAACAAAAACAGTGAATTCGATTATCACATGAATGACGATTTAGGACGTATGGTATTAAATCCAGATGTTAACGTTCGTTCTCGTGGTGTTATGGAGAAATGTTCTATGTGTATTCAAATGACACAAGCAACTATCTTAAAAGCGAAGAGAGAAGGAAGAGAAGTAGTTGATGGTGAATTCCAAACAGCTTGTTCTAGTGCTTGTTCTAGTGGAGCAATGATTTTTGGTGATGTTAATGATAAAGAAAGCAAAGTAGCCAAATTAGCTGCTGATGAAAGATCATATCATTTATTAGAGCATATTGGAACAAAACCAAATGTGGTATATCACGTAAAAGTTAGAAACTCTTAA
- the nrfD gene encoding NrfD/PsrC family molybdoenzyme membrane anchor subunit — translation MSHIYDSSIRKPLVIGDKTYHDVTVDVAAPVEGLANKHWWIVFTIALTAFLWGIGCIVYTISTGIGTWGLNKTVGWAWDITNFVWWVGIGHAGTLISAVLLLFRQRWRMAINRSAEAMTIFSVVQAGLFPIIHMGRPWLAYWVLPIPNQFGSLWVNFNSPLLWDVFAISTYLSVSLVFWWTGLLPDFAMLRDRAITPFNKRVYSILSFGWSGRVKDWQRFEEVSLVLAGLATPLVLSVHTIVSMDFATSVIPGWHTTIFPPYFVAGAVFSGFAMVNTLLIIMRKVSNLEAYITLQHIELMNLIIMITGSIVGVAYITELFIAWYSGVEYEQYAFLNRATGPYWWAYWSMMTCNVFSPQFMWFKKLRTSIMFSFIISIVVNIGMWFERFVIIVTSLHRDYLPSSWTMFSPTFVDIGIFIGTIGFFFVLFLLYSRTFPVIAQAEVKTILKATGDNYIREREANKDSHHE, via the coding sequence ATGTCTCATATATACGACTCTAGTATTAGAAAGCCTTTAGTTATAGGTGATAAGACTTATCATGATGTAACAGTAGATGTGGCAGCGCCTGTCGAAGGTTTGGCTAATAAACATTGGTGGATTGTATTTACAATCGCTTTAACAGCCTTTCTTTGGGGAATAGGATGTATAGTTTATACAATATCTACAGGTATTGGAACATGGGGATTAAATAAAACAGTTGGTTGGGCATGGGATATCACTAACTTCGTTTGGTGGGTAGGTATTGGACACGCTGGAACACTTATCTCTGCAGTATTATTGTTATTCCGTCAAAGATGGAGAATGGCTATTAACCGTTCTGCTGAGGCGATGACAATTTTCTCAGTAGTTCAGGCTGGTTTGTTCCCAATCATTCACATGGGACGTCCTTGGTTAGCTTACTGGGTATTACCAATTCCAAACCAATTTGGATCTCTTTGGGTAAACTTTAACTCACCTCTTCTTTGGGACGTATTTGCAATCTCAACTTATTTATCAGTTTCATTAGTTTTCTGGTGGACTGGTTTATTACCTGATTTTGCAATGTTAAGAGATAGAGCAATCACACCATTTAATAAAAGAGTTTATTCAATCTTAAGTTTTGGATGGAGTGGTAGAGTAAAAGACTGGCAACGTTTTGAAGAAGTATCGTTGGTACTTGCTGGTTTAGCAACTCCTCTTGTACTTTCGGTACACACTATTGTATCTATGGACTTTGCTACTTCTGTAATTCCTGGATGGCATACAACAATTTTCCCTCCGTACTTCGTTGCTGGAGCGGTATTCTCAGGATTTGCAATGGTAAATACTTTGCTTATCATCATGAGAAAAGTTTCTAATCTTGAAGCTTATATTACTTTACAACACATCGAATTGATGAACTTAATTATCATGATTACTGGTTCTATCGTTGGTGTGGCTTATATTACTGAGTTGTTTATTGCTTGGTATTCTGGAGTAGAGTATGAGCAATATGCCTTCTTAAACAGAGCTACTGGACCTTACTGGTGGGCATATTGGTCTATGATGACTTGTAACGTATTCTCTCCACAATTTATGTGGTTCAAGAAATTAAGAACAAGTATCATGTTTTCATTTATTATTTCTATCGTAGTAAATATTGGAATGTGGTTTGAGCGTTTCGTAATCATCGTAACATCGTTACATAGAGATTACTTACCATCTTCTTGGACAATGTTCTCTCCAACATTTGTTGATATTGGAATTTTCATTGGAACAATAGGTTTCTTCTTTGTATTGTTTTTATTATACTCTAGAACATTCCCTGTAATTGCACAGGCAGAGGTTAAAACAATTTTAAAAGCAACAGGAGACAATTACATAAGAGAAAGAGAAGCAAATAAAGATTCACACCATGAGTAA